GTCTCGCGGGCAGTGATCTCCTTGACTAGATAATTTGACACATTCTGGTATTTAATTAGTTTGCTCTAACATCTGCATACTCTGGATGCTCGTCAAATTTTACTTCAGCAAAGGGGCACAGGGGCTCAATTTTAATTTTTTTTGAGCGCGCGTATTCTACAACTTCTGCCATTAATTTACTGGCGTAACCCTGTCCTTCAAATCCAAGTTTAGTTTCAGTGTGATCTACGATTATAGTATGTTCATCTTTAATGGTATAGGTAAGTTCTGAAATTTTACCTTGTTCTCCTTCTATTAAAAAAACACCTCTGGTGCTATTTTCCCTGTGTTGAATTGATGAATCCATTATTTTTGTGTTTTCGTCTAAATTAGAAAATAATGAGCAAACTTAATATCCGTAGATTGTATAAGGAAGACATTAACACCTTTTTACCAC
The sequence above is a segment of the Leeuwenhoekiella sp. MAR_2009_132 genome. Coding sequences within it:
- a CDS encoding GNAT family N-acetyltransferase, which gives rise to MDSSIQHRENSTRGVFLIEGEQGKISELTYTIKDEHTIIVDHTETKLGFEGQGYASKLMAEVVEYARSKKIKIEPLCPFAEVKFDEHPEYADVRAN